In a single window of the Prevotella melaninogenica genome:
- a CDS encoding RDD family protein, translated as MPEANIITGQYVQISQSPASLGERIVAQIIDNFLIICYLVGVTLLIAESNLSFVSNELFFLLGIYLPAIFYHFLMELFNHGQSVGKMVMRIRVVKKDGTTPGIGDFFMRWLLQLVDLGFSGVGALVILISKNSQRLGDLAAGTMIIQLNDYRKIQVSLDEFYYLDRKYKPVYPQAEDLSLNQLDVIQRTLNSEYGYERERRIASLATKVREHLKISDTNTADEKFLYTIVRDYQHFTLEII; from the coding sequence ATGCCCGAAGCCAATATCATAACAGGACAGTACGTCCAGATAAGTCAGTCGCCGGCAAGTTTAGGAGAGCGTATCGTTGCACAAATAATTGATAATTTCCTAATTATCTGCTATCTGGTTGGTGTAACGCTCCTAATAGCTGAATCGAACCTTTCTTTTGTCTCAAATGAATTGTTCTTTCTATTAGGTATCTACCTTCCTGCCATCTTTTACCACTTCCTTATGGAACTTTTCAACCATGGACAAAGTGTTGGTAAGATGGTGATGCGTATTCGTGTTGTGAAGAAAGACGGAACAACACCGGGCATTGGTGACTTTTTTATGCGTTGGCTTCTGCAACTTGTCGACCTTGGCTTCTCTGGTGTTGGCGCACTTGTCATTCTCATTTCTAAGAATTCACAACGTCTCGGTGACCTCGCAGCAGGAACAATGATCATCCAACTTAATGACTATCGCAAGATTCAAGTATCACTCGACGAGTTCTATTACCTTGATAGAAAGTATAAACCTGTCTATCCACAAGCTGAAGACCTCTCTCTTAACCAACTTGATGTCATCCAACGTACCCTCAACTCTGAATACGGATACGAGCGCGAACGTCGTATTGCTTCCCTTGCAACTAAGGTACGAGAACATCTCAAAATATCTGACACGAACACAGCTGATGAGAAGTTCCTTTATACAATCGTACGTGATTACCAGCATTTCACGTTGGAAATAATATAA